Proteins from a genomic interval of Lelliottia amnigena:
- the flgF gene encoding flagellar basal body rod protein FlgF, whose translation MDHAIYTAMGAASQTLNQQAVTASNLANASTPGFRAQLNAMRAVPVEGLTLPTRTLVIASTPGADMTPGQMDYTSRPLDVALQQDGWLAVQAADGTEGYTRNGNIQVDSAGQLTIQGHPVIGEAGPLTVPEGSEITIAADGTISALNPGDPANTVAPVGKLKLVKAEGNEVTRGDDGLFRTSASALAARGATLQPDPSIRVMSGVLEGSNVKPVAAMTDMIASARRFEMQMKVITSVDENAGRANQLLSMS comes from the coding sequence ATGGATCACGCAATATATACCGCGATGGGCGCAGCCAGTCAGACGCTGAATCAGCAGGCTGTGACCGCCAGTAACCTGGCGAACGCCTCTACGCCGGGATTCCGTGCGCAGCTTAATGCAATGCGCGCGGTACCGGTCGAAGGGCTGACGCTGCCGACGCGTACGCTGGTTATCGCCTCTACGCCGGGTGCCGATATGACGCCTGGTCAAATGGATTACACCTCACGTCCGCTGGACGTGGCGCTTCAGCAGGATGGTTGGCTGGCGGTGCAAGCGGCCGACGGTACGGAAGGTTATACCCGTAACGGTAACATCCAGGTCGATTCTGCCGGTCAGTTGACGATTCAGGGTCACCCGGTGATTGGCGAAGCGGGTCCACTGACGGTGCCGGAAGGTTCGGAAATCACCATCGCGGCGGACGGGACCATTTCGGCCCTGAACCCGGGCGATCCAGCGAATACCGTGGCGCCGGTTGGCAAACTGAAGCTGGTGAAAGCCGAAGGCAATGAAGTGACGCGCGGTGATGACGGACTGTTCCGCACCAGCGCGTCGGCACTGGCCGCACGTGGCGCAACGTTGCAGCCCGATCCGAGCATCCGCGTGATGTCCGGCGTACTGGAAGGCAGTAACGTTAAACCGGTTGCCGCCATGACCGATATGATTGCCAGCGCGCGTCGTTTCGAAATGCAAATGAAGGTTATCACCAGCGTCGATGAAAACGCCGGACGTGCTAACCAACTGCTGTCTATGAGTTAA
- the flgG gene encoding flagellar basal body rod protein FlgG — MISSLWIAKTGLDAQQTNMDVIANNLANVSTNGFKRQRAVFEDLLYQTIRQPGAQSSEQTTLPSGLQIGTGVRPVATERLHSQGNLSQTNNSKDVAIKGQGFFQVQLPDGTSAYTRDGSFQVDQNGQLVTAGGFQVQPAITIPANSLSITIGRDGVVSVTQQGQAAPVQVGQLNLTTFMNDTGLESIGENLYTETQSSGAPNESTPGLNGSGLLYQGYVETSNVNVAEELVNMIQVQRAYEINSKAVSTTDQMLQKLTQL, encoded by the coding sequence ATGATCAGCTCTTTATGGATCGCGAAAACGGGTCTTGACGCACAGCAAACCAACATGGATGTCATCGCCAACAACCTGGCGAACGTCAGCACCAATGGTTTCAAGCGTCAGCGTGCCGTGTTCGAAGATTTGCTTTATCAAACCATTCGTCAGCCGGGCGCGCAGTCGTCTGAGCAGACAACGCTACCGTCAGGCCTGCAGATTGGTACGGGTGTGCGTCCGGTTGCGACCGAGCGTCTGCACAGCCAGGGTAACCTGTCTCAGACCAACAACAGCAAAGACGTCGCCATTAAAGGCCAGGGGTTCTTCCAGGTGCAGTTACCTGATGGTACCTCAGCGTATACGCGCGACGGTTCGTTCCAGGTGGATCAGAATGGTCAGCTGGTGACGGCGGGTGGTTTCCAGGTTCAGCCTGCGATTACCATTCCGGCTAACTCCCTGAGCATTACCATCGGACGTGATGGCGTGGTAAGCGTGACGCAACAGGGGCAGGCAGCGCCTGTTCAGGTTGGACAGCTTAACCTGACGACGTTTATGAACGACACCGGTCTGGAAAGCATTGGGGAAAACCTCTACACGGAAACCCAGTCCTCGGGTGCACCTAACGAAAGTACGCCTGGCCTGAACGGCTCAGGTTTGCTGTATCAGGGTTATGTAGAAACGTCTAACGTCAACGTGGCGGAAGAGCTGGTGAATATGATCCAGGTTCAACGCGCGTATGAAATTAACAGTAAAGCAGTGTCGACGACCGACCAGATGCTGCAAAAACTGACGCAACTCTAA
- the flgH gene encoding flagellar basal body L-ring protein, with protein sequence MKVMQKNAVFRYPIVTVLAVTLSGCALIPSKPLVQGATTAQPIPGPTPVVNGSIFQTAQPINYGYQPLFEDRRPRNIGDTLTIQLQENVSASKSSSANASRDGKTNFGFDTVPRYLQGLFGNERADVEASGGNSFNGKGGANASNTFSGTLTVTVDQVLANGNLHVVGEKQIAINQGTEFIRFSGVVNPRTISGSNTVPSTQVADARIEYVGNGYINEAQNMGWLQRFFLNLSPM encoded by the coding sequence ATGAAGGTAATGCAAAAAAACGCGGTGTTTCGTTATCCAATAGTGACTGTTCTGGCCGTAACCCTCAGCGGTTGCGCCTTGATCCCGTCCAAACCATTGGTGCAGGGTGCGACTACCGCCCAACCGATCCCAGGCCCTACGCCTGTGGTGAATGGTTCTATTTTCCAGACCGCACAGCCTATCAACTATGGCTACCAGCCGCTGTTTGAAGACCGCCGCCCACGTAACATTGGCGATACGTTGACCATCCAGCTGCAGGAAAACGTCAGTGCGAGCAAAAGCTCCTCGGCGAACGCCAGCCGAGATGGAAAAACCAATTTTGGCTTTGATACCGTTCCACGCTATCTGCAGGGCCTGTTTGGCAATGAACGCGCCGATGTCGAAGCATCTGGCGGCAACAGCTTTAATGGTAAAGGTGGCGCAAACGCCAGCAATACCTTCAGCGGGACGCTGACCGTAACAGTTGACCAGGTTCTGGCTAACGGCAATTTACATGTTGTGGGTGAAAAACAGATCGCCATCAATCAGGGCACTGAGTTCATTCGCTTCTCCGGTGTGGTTAACCCTCGCACCATCAGTGGCAGCAACACCGTGCCGTCCACTCAGGTGGCGGATGCGCGTATTGAGTACGTCGGTAACGGCTATATCAATGAAGCGCAGAATATGGGCTGGCTGCAACGTTTCTTCCTTAATTTATCGCCGATGTAA
- the flgI gene encoding flagellar P-ring protein, with amino-acid sequence MFKSLFGMVLVLVATFAQADRIRDLTSVQGVRANSLIGYGLVVGLDGTGDQTTQTPFTTQSLNNMLSQLGITVPTGTNMQLKNVAAVMITASYPAFARQGQTIDVVVSSMGNAKSLRGGTLLMTPLKGVDSQVYALAQGNILVGGAGASAGGSSVQVNQLNGGRITNGAIIERELPTQFGAGDTINLQLNNEDFTMAQQIADTINRSRGYGSATALDARTVQIRTSSGSSNQVRMLADIQNMEVNVPLQDAKVIINSRTGSVVMNREVTLDSCAVAQGNLSISVNRSAQVSQPDTPFGGGQTVVTPQTQIDMRQSGGSLQTVRSSANLNNVVRALNALGATPMDLMSILQSMQSAGCLRAKLEII; translated from the coding sequence ATGTTTAAATCCCTTTTCGGAATGGTGTTGGTGCTGGTGGCGACGTTCGCCCAGGCCGACCGCATTCGCGATCTCACCAGTGTACAGGGCGTACGAGCAAACTCACTGATCGGCTATGGCCTGGTCGTCGGCCTGGACGGCACGGGCGACCAGACCACCCAGACGCCTTTCACCACGCAAAGTTTGAATAACATGCTTTCCCAGCTCGGTATTACGGTACCGACAGGGACGAACATGCAGCTGAAAAACGTGGCGGCGGTCATGATCACCGCCTCTTACCCGGCGTTTGCCCGACAGGGTCAAACCATCGATGTGGTGGTTTCCTCGATGGGTAACGCAAAAAGCCTGCGCGGCGGGACGCTGCTGATGACCCCTCTGAAAGGGGTGGATAGCCAGGTTTATGCGCTGGCGCAGGGTAACATTCTTGTCGGCGGTGCGGGGGCATCAGCAGGCGGAAGCAGTGTGCAGGTAAACCAGCTGAACGGCGGTCGTATTACGAACGGTGCGATTATCGAGCGTGAACTGCCGACCCAGTTTGGCGCAGGCGACACCATCAATCTTCAACTGAATAATGAAGACTTCACGATGGCGCAGCAGATTGCCGACACCATCAACCGCAGCCGTGGCTACGGTAGCGCGACTGCGCTGGATGCGCGTACCGTGCAGATCCGTACCTCCAGCGGCAGCAGCAATCAGGTGCGTATGCTGGCGGATATCCAGAATATGGAAGTCAACGTTCCGCTTCAGGATGCCAAAGTGATCATCAACTCGCGTACGGGATCGGTGGTGATGAACCGAGAAGTGACGCTGGATAGCTGTGCCGTCGCACAGGGTAACCTGTCGATCAGCGTGAACCGCTCGGCGCAAGTCAGCCAGCCGGATACGCCGTTTGGCGGTGGACAAACGGTTGTGACGCCACAAACGCAGATTGATATGCGCCAGAGCGGCGGTTCACTGCAAACCGTGCGTTCGAGTGCCAACCTGAACAACGTCGTGCGTGCCTTGAATGCGCTGGGTGCTACACCGATGGATTTGATGTCGATTTTGCAGTCCATGCAAAGTGCGGGCTGTCTGCGCGCCAAACTGGAAATCATCTAA
- the flgJ gene encoding flagellar rod assembly protein/muramidase FlgJ, whose protein sequence is MLSDSKLMASAAWDAQSLNELKTKAGQDQAANLRPVARQVEGMFVQMMLKSMRETLPKDGMFSSDSTRLYTSMYDQQVAQQMTSGKGLGLADMIVKQMQAAQGIQPEEQTQQVPMKFDLETVTTYQNQALTQMVRKAMPKPAESNDEALSGDSKDFLAQLSLPARLASEQSGVPHHLILAQAALESGWGQRQIRRENGEPSFNIFGVKASSGWKGPTTEITTTEYENGAAVKVKAKFRVYSSYLEALSDYVGMLSRNPRYAAVTNAATAEQGAQALQNAGYATDPQYAHKLTNMIQQLKSMGEKVSKAYSNDLENLF, encoded by the coding sequence ATGCTGAGCGATAGCAAACTGATGGCAAGTGCGGCCTGGGATGCCCAGTCGCTCAACGAACTGAAAACCAAAGCAGGACAAGACCAGGCGGCTAACCTCCGCCCGGTTGCCCGCCAGGTGGAAGGGATGTTTGTGCAGATGATGTTGAAAAGCATGCGTGAAACGTTACCGAAAGATGGGATGTTCAGCAGCGATTCGACACGCCTCTACACCAGCATGTATGACCAGCAGGTTGCTCAGCAAATGACGTCCGGCAAGGGGCTTGGACTCGCCGATATGATTGTGAAACAGATGCAGGCGGCTCAGGGGATTCAACCCGAAGAGCAGACGCAGCAGGTTCCGATGAAGTTTGATCTGGAAACGGTGACGACCTATCAGAATCAGGCGCTTACGCAGATGGTGCGTAAGGCGATGCCTAAGCCTGCAGAAAGTAACGATGAGGCGCTCTCCGGCGACAGTAAAGATTTCCTCGCCCAACTTTCGCTGCCAGCGCGTCTGGCCAGCGAACAGAGTGGGGTTCCACACCACCTGATTCTGGCGCAGGCAGCGCTGGAATCCGGGTGGGGTCAGCGACAAATTCGCCGTGAAAATGGCGAGCCGAGCTTTAACATTTTTGGTGTTAAAGCCTCCTCTGGCTGGAAAGGTCCAACGACAGAAATCACGACGACAGAATATGAAAATGGCGCGGCAGTGAAGGTCAAAGCCAAATTCCGCGTCTACAGCTCTTATCTCGAAGCGTTATCAGATTATGTGGGCATGTTGAGCCGAAATCCGCGCTATGCGGCCGTCACCAATGCTGCGACGGCAGAGCAGGGCGCGCAGGCATTGCAAAATGCGGGCTATGCCACCGATCCGCAATATGCCCATAAACTGACGAACATGATTCAACAGCTTAAATCGATGGGCGAGAAAGTCAGCAAAGCCTATAGCAACGATCTCGAAAATTTATTCTAA
- the flgK_1 gene encoding flagellar hook-associated protein FlgK — protein sequence MSSLINSAMSGLSAAQASLNTVSNNISSYNVAGYTRQTTVLGAANSTLTGGGWVGNGVYVNGVQREYDAFITNQLRAAQNQSSGLTTRYQQMSKIDDVLSDTTNSLSATLQSFFTSLQTLVSNAEDPAARQTVLGKADGLVNQFKVTDQYLRDQDKQVNTAIATSVDPDQLLCDADC from the coding sequence ATGTCCAGTTTGATTAACAGCGCTATGAGTGGCCTCAGTGCGGCTCAGGCTTCACTGAATACGGTCAGTAATAACATTTCCAGCTATAACGTGGCAGGTTATACCCGTCAGACCACCGTGCTGGGTGCAGCAAACAGTACGTTGACGGGCGGCGGTTGGGTCGGTAATGGCGTGTACGTTAATGGCGTACAGCGTGAATACGATGCGTTCATTACCAATCAGCTGCGCGCTGCGCAGAACCAAAGCAGCGGGTTGACCACGCGCTATCAGCAGATGTCAAAAATTGACGACGTGCTGTCTGATACCACGAATTCCCTTTCTGCAACGTTGCAGAGCTTCTTTACCAGCCTGCAAACGCTGGTCAGTAACGCAGAAGATCCCGCTGCGCGTCAGACTGTGCTTGGAAAAGCCGATGGTCTGGTCAATCAGTTTAAGGTGACCGATCAGTACCTGCGCGACCAGGATAAGCAGGTTAATACTGCCATTGCGACAAGCGTTGACCCAGATCAACTCCTATGCGACGCAGATTGCTAA
- the flgK_2 gene encoding flagellar hook-associated protein FlgK — translation MRQALTQINSYATQIANLNDQISRLTGVGAGASPNNLLDQRDQLVSELNQIVGVEVAVQDSGTYNVSFGNGYTLVQGSAANKLAAVPSSADPSRMTVAYVDASAGNVEIPDKVLNTGSLGGLITFRNEDLDKTRNNLNQMALAFADAMNQQHEKGFDANQDAGGKLFNFGTPAVMENAKKHRQCGRYSHH, via the coding sequence TTGCGACAAGCGTTGACCCAGATCAACTCCTATGCGACGCAGATTGCTAACCTCAACGACCAGATTTCACGTCTGACCGGTGTGGGTGCAGGGGCTTCCCCGAATAACCTGCTCGATCAGCGCGACCAGTTGGTCAGCGAGCTGAATCAGATTGTGGGTGTCGAAGTCGCGGTACAGGACAGTGGCACGTACAACGTTTCATTCGGTAACGGCTACACTCTGGTGCAGGGCAGCGCGGCCAATAAGCTGGCGGCTGTTCCATCAAGTGCCGATCCTTCACGCATGACCGTGGCGTATGTGGATGCCTCAGCGGGTAATGTTGAGATCCCGGATAAAGTGCTGAATACCGGCTCTTTGGGTGGCTTGATTACATTCCGTAATGAAGATCTGGATAAGACGCGTAATAACCTTAACCAGATGGCGCTTGCGTTTGCCGATGCCATGAACCAGCAGCATGAGAAAGGTTTTGATGCCAATCAGGATGCAGGCGGCAAACTGTTCAATTTCGGCACGCCGGCCGTCATGGAAAATGCCAAAAAACACCGGCAGTGCGGCCGTTACAGCCACCATTGA
- the flgK_3 gene encoding flagellar hook-associated protein FlgK has translation MPKNTGSAAVTATIDDSSKVQATDYKLEYNGSNWTVTRLSDKTTFTATPDGSGDMTFDGVKINVSGAAANKDSFVVKPVVDTIVNMELLIKDESKLAMASDATAGESDNRNGKALLELQNSKSVGGNKSFNDAYASLVSTVGSQTASLKTSSATKANVVTQLSNQQQSISGVNLDEEYGNLQRFQQYYLANAQVLQTASTLFDAIINIR, from the coding sequence ATGCCAAAAAACACCGGCAGTGCGGCCGTTACAGCCACCATTGATGACAGCTCAAAAGTTCAGGCGACAGATTACAAACTGGAATACAACGGTTCCAACTGGACCGTGACGCGCCTGTCAGACAAAACCACGTTCACCGCAACGCCAGATGGTAGCGGGGATATGACGTTTGATGGCGTTAAAATTAACGTGAGTGGTGCAGCGGCTAATAAAGACAGTTTTGTGGTTAAGCCGGTCGTCGACACCATCGTCAACATGGAACTTCTGATCAAAGATGAATCCAAACTGGCGATGGCGTCTGACGCGACAGCGGGTGAGAGCGATAACCGTAACGGTAAGGCACTGCTTGAACTGCAAAACAGCAAGTCTGTTGGCGGGAATAAAAGCTTTAACGATGCCTATGCCTCGTTGGTCAGTACAGTCGGTAGCCAGACAGCTTCACTGAAGACCAGCAGCGCGACGAAAGCCAACGTGGTGACGCAGCTCAGCAATCAGCAGCAGTCGATTTCTGGCGTGAATCTGGATGAAGAGTACGGCAATTTGCAGCGTTTCCAGCAATATTACCTGGCGAATGCGCAGGTTCTGCAAACGGCCAGCACCCTTTTCGACGCCATTATTAATATTCGCTAA
- the flgL_1 gene encoding flagellar hook-associated protein FlgL — MRISTQMMYQQNMRGITESQSKWLSYGEQMSTGKRVNRPSDDAIASSQAIVLSQAQSQNEQYKLGRTFAKQKVSLEDNVLGQVNTAISSAAGKNRLCR; from the coding sequence ATGCGCATTAGCACCCAAATGATGTACCAGCAGAACATGCGTGGGATTACCGAATCCCAGAGCAAGTGGCTGAGCTACGGTGAACAAATGTCCACCGGTAAACGCGTTAACCGTCCTTCGGACGATGCGATTGCCTCCTCGCAGGCCATCGTGCTGTCTCAGGCGCAATCGCAGAACGAACAGTACAAGCTGGGACGTACCTTTGCGAAACAGAAAGTTTCACTGGAAGATAACGTGCTCGGTCAGGTCAACACGGCGATCTCCAGCGCGGCAGGAAAAAATCGTTTATGCCGGTAA
- the flgL_2 gene encoding flagellar hook-associated protein FlgL: MNLANSTDGNGRFIFAGYKTETAPFDSATGTYSGGTESITQQVDSARTMAISHTGNQIFESITSNAQEVPGGGYGEQNMFKILDSAIAALKVPVDTDSAAAATQKLALDTAAVGIKNTQNNVLTVVADVGTKLNELDTLDSLGVDRALGQTKQMSDLVDVDWNAAISSYTMQQAALQASYKAFTDMQGMSLFQLNR; encoded by the coding sequence ATGAATCTGGCCAACTCGACTGACGGTAACGGGCGCTTCATTTTCGCGGGCTATAAAACGGAAACGGCCCCGTTCGACTCTGCGACGGGAACGTACAGCGGCGGCACTGAATCCATTACGCAGCAAGTGGATTCCGCACGCACCATGGCGATCAGTCATACCGGTAATCAGATCTTTGAAAGCATCACCAGCAACGCACAGGAAGTTCCGGGCGGCGGTTACGGTGAACAGAATATGTTTAAAATTCTCGACAGCGCTATCGCGGCGTTGAAGGTGCCAGTAGACACGGATTCCGCTGCTGCAGCTACGCAGAAACTGGCGCTGGACACCGCTGCTGTCGGCATTAAAAACACCCAAAACAACGTGCTGACTGTCGTGGCAGACGTCGGAACCAAGCTTAACGAACTCGATACGCTAGATTCATTGGGCGTTGATCGTGCGCTGGGTCAGACGAAGCAGATGAGCGATCTGGTCGACGTTGACTGGAACGCGGCGATTTCGTCTTACACCATGCAACAGGCGGCGCTCCAGGCTTCATATAAAGCGTTTACTGACATGCAGGGAATGTCTCTGTTCCAGCTGAACAGATAA
- the pbuE gene encoding major facilitator transporter, translating to MNAVIATQTRRWTIFILAIGAGFSVASIYYAQPLLPLMGTDLHLSIAGMGLVPTLTQTGYALGILFLLPLGDRHDRRALILFKSAALALFLLGCSLTEQLHSLLFTSLLIGMAATMAQDIVPAAAILAPEGKQGKTVGTVMTGLLLGILLSRTVSGVVGEAFGWRVMYQLAAASIAIIGVVMWAVLPRFAIHSTLSYPALLRSMEHLWRRYPALRRAALAQGFLSIAFSAFWSTLAVMLLDRYHLGSAVAGGYGIAGAAGALAAPLAGGLADKLGAGKVTQLGAALVTVSFALMFLMPALGTSGQLILIAVSAVGFDLGLQSSLVAHQNLVYSLEPQARGRLNALLFTVIFIGMALGSALGSKVYAMVGWSGVVALATVCGAIALLIRLIESARVVAVQVQNR from the coding sequence ATGAACGCAGTCATCGCTACACAGACCCGCCGCTGGACTATTTTTATCCTTGCCATTGGCGCAGGTTTTAGCGTCGCATCAATTTACTATGCCCAACCGCTTCTGCCGCTGATGGGGACGGATCTCCATCTGAGTATCGCGGGCATGGGGCTGGTCCCCACGTTGACACAGACGGGTTACGCACTGGGTATTTTGTTCCTGCTGCCCCTTGGGGATCGACACGATCGCCGCGCGTTAATCCTTTTCAAAAGTGCGGCGCTGGCGCTGTTTCTTCTCGGCTGCAGCCTGACTGAACAGCTTCACTCGTTACTGTTCACCAGCTTGCTGATCGGCATGGCCGCGACCATGGCACAAGATATCGTACCTGCGGCAGCCATTCTCGCGCCGGAAGGAAAACAGGGCAAAACCGTCGGCACCGTGATGACCGGTTTACTGCTGGGCATTCTGCTGTCTCGTACCGTCAGCGGGGTGGTAGGCGAAGCGTTCGGCTGGCGCGTGATGTATCAGCTGGCGGCAGCAAGCATCGCGATTATCGGCGTTGTGATGTGGGCGGTCCTGCCACGCTTTGCGATTCATTCAACGCTGAGCTATCCGGCATTACTGCGGTCGATGGAACATCTGTGGCGTCGCTATCCTGCCCTTCGTCGTGCCGCGCTGGCGCAAGGATTCCTGTCGATTGCCTTTAGCGCTTTCTGGTCAACGCTTGCGGTCATGCTGTTAGATCGCTATCACCTTGGCAGCGCGGTGGCAGGTGGATACGGGATTGCCGGCGCAGCGGGTGCATTAGCGGCGCCATTGGCAGGTGGCCTGGCGGATAAACTCGGTGCAGGTAAAGTGACGCAACTGGGCGCGGCGCTGGTGACGGTATCCTTCGCACTGATGTTTTTGATGCCGGCGCTTGGCACCAGCGGACAGTTAATCTTGATTGCCGTCTCCGCAGTGGGCTTTGATCTCGGTCTGCAGTCAAGTCTGGTTGCGCACCAGAATCTGGTTTACAGTCTCGAACCTCAGGCCCGTGGGCGTCTTAATGCCCTGTTGTTCACTGTTATTTTTATCGGTATGGCGCTTGGCTCAGCGTTGGGGAGCAAAGTGTATGCGATGGTGGGCTGGTCCGGCGTGGTGGCACTGGCAACGGTTTGTGGCGCAATAGCACTGCTGATCCGTCTGATTGAAAGTGCGCGCGTGGTTGCCGTTCAGGTACAAAATCGATAA
- the dmlR_6 gene encoding LysR family transcriptional regulator, with the protein MRTFIRIVESGSLSAAARQLDTTQATVSRRLQSLETLLGVRLLLRTTHAMKLTDDGERCYHHARRVIDSWLALEDEVGQAEDEPVGILRVRAPHAFGQEQLLPPLMQFLTRYPQLSIEWKLNDRSVDFLSDDIDCAIRVGAEVDPATVSVLLAEVPRSVVASPALLAQFTAPAHPDDLSALPWVALSTFYHQHIELFKRGEKEPTRVAISPRLSTDSLYVARNTALMGLGIAAVSSWTVEEDIREGRLVHLLPDWQPAPLPVHLVYPWSRYYPARLRRFLEMMREIMPQMAGMRKPLA; encoded by the coding sequence ATGCGCACATTTATTCGCATCGTGGAGTCGGGTTCGCTCTCGGCGGCGGCAAGACAGCTCGACACCACGCAGGCGACCGTCAGTCGGCGCTTGCAGTCCCTGGAAACGCTGCTTGGCGTTCGGCTGTTACTCCGTACCACCCACGCGATGAAATTAACCGACGACGGTGAGCGCTGCTACCATCACGCACGACGGGTTATCGACAGTTGGCTGGCGCTGGAAGATGAAGTGGGTCAAGCCGAAGATGAACCGGTGGGGATTTTACGCGTACGCGCGCCCCATGCGTTTGGCCAGGAACAGCTGTTACCCCCGTTAATGCAGTTTTTGACCCGCTATCCGCAGCTCTCAATCGAGTGGAAACTCAATGACAGGTCAGTAGATTTTCTCAGCGATGATATCGACTGTGCGATTCGCGTGGGCGCTGAAGTCGATCCTGCCACGGTGTCCGTCTTGCTCGCCGAAGTTCCCCGCAGCGTTGTTGCGTCCCCGGCTCTGCTCGCACAGTTCACTGCGCCAGCGCATCCCGACGATCTCAGCGCGTTGCCGTGGGTGGCGCTCAGCACTTTTTATCATCAACATATTGAGCTCTTCAAACGAGGGGAAAAGGAGCCGACACGCGTCGCTATTTCGCCTCGCCTGAGTACTGATAGCCTCTATGTCGCGCGAAATACTGCGCTGATGGGACTGGGTATTGCGGCAGTATCGAGCTGGACGGTGGAAGAGGATATTCGCGAAGGAAGGCTGGTGCATCTTTTACCTGACTGGCAACCTGCACCTTTGCCGGTACACCTTGTTTATCCGTGGTCGCGCTATTACCCGGCGCGATTAAGACGATTTCTGGAGATGATGCGGGAGATCATGCCGCAAATGGCGGGAATGAGAAAACCGCTCGCTTAG